One Geitlerinema sp. PCC 9228 DNA window includes the following coding sequences:
- a CDS encoding choice-of-anchor I family protein: MAPQPTNAINLMPIGTYQTGVFDEGAAEIASFDPNTNRLFVVNGNKDAIDVLDLSNPTNPTLLFSIDVTPFGAGANSVDVKDGKLAVAVEAEDGTANGMALFYQTNLSSGDRPLAEVEIGVLPDMITFTPNGEKVVVANEGEPIYDDAGNLVADPEGSVSVIDLPRSLVNIRVNLPGNLGEVGSDILTPAAVTSVGFTQFNDQQAALEAAGVRIYGPGGTVAQDLEPEYVAATNDTAWVTLQENNALAKVDLNQGRVEAIAPLGYKNYNQPGNGIDPSDEDGEIDIHQVPVLGMYQPDSIAPFTTGGETYLITANEGDSRDYPGFSEEVQVQDLTLDRTMFPNASELQRPENLGRLEVTNSRGDTDGDGAFEQLYSYGARSFSIWDANGNLVYDSGNSLETIVAEEFPNNFNADNDANNSFDTRSIAKGPEPEGIATGVISDRTYAFIGLERIGGVAIYDITNPVAPEFVQYTNNRNFEGNAEAGTAGDLGPEGLEFIPAADSPNGEPLLVVTHEVSGSTKIFQIQVNESQPMMMETQPNDGTTEAKTQTPVESGLFNPTWSLVGFLLLSLGAMVYRKWR; this comes from the coding sequence ATGGCACCGCAACCCACCAATGCCATCAATTTGATGCCTATTGGCACCTACCAAACGGGTGTTTTTGACGAAGGTGCGGCGGAAATTGCCTCCTTCGACCCCAATACCAATCGGTTGTTCGTGGTCAACGGCAACAAAGATGCGATTGATGTGTTGGATCTGAGCAATCCCACCAACCCTACTTTACTATTTTCCATAGATGTAACGCCGTTTGGTGCGGGAGCCAACAGCGTGGATGTCAAAGATGGCAAGCTTGCCGTGGCTGTGGAAGCGGAAGATGGTACGGCAAACGGTATGGCTCTATTTTACCAAACCAACCTCTCTTCTGGCGATCGCCCCCTTGCCGAGGTAGAGATTGGCGTTTTGCCGGATATGATAACCTTTACCCCCAACGGCGAGAAGGTGGTGGTTGCCAACGAGGGAGAACCGATTTACGACGACGCTGGCAATTTGGTAGCCGACCCGGAAGGTTCGGTAAGCGTTATTGATTTACCCAGGTCGCTGGTTAATATTCGCGTGAATTTACCTGGAAATTTGGGTGAAGTTGGGTCCGATATTTTGACCCCAGCAGCCGTCACTTCCGTTGGTTTTACACAATTCAACGACCAACAAGCAGCATTGGAAGCCGCCGGTGTGAGAATTTACGGTCCTGGCGGTACGGTGGCTCAAGATTTGGAACCGGAATATGTTGCCGCAACCAACGATACGGCTTGGGTGACCTTACAAGAAAATAATGCTTTGGCGAAGGTAGATTTGAATCAGGGTCGCGTCGAAGCGATCGCGCCGTTAGGCTATAAAAACTACAACCAGCCAGGCAACGGCATCGACCCCAGCGACGAAGACGGCGAGATTGACATTCACCAGGTACCAGTTCTGGGAATGTACCAGCCAGACAGCATTGCACCGTTTACCACCGGCGGCGAAACCTATCTCATCACCGCCAACGAAGGCGACAGCCGCGACTATCCCGGTTTTAGCGAAGAAGTGCAGGTGCAAGATTTAACCTTAGACCGCACCATGTTCCCCAACGCCAGCGAGTTGCAAAGACCGGAAAATTTGGGACGCTTGGAAGTGACCAATTCTCGCGGCGACACCGACGGCGACGGTGCATTTGAACAATTGTATTCCTACGGTGCTCGGTCTTTTTCCATTTGGGATGCTAACGGGAATTTGGTATACGACAGCGGCAACTCCCTAGAAACCATTGTTGCAGAAGAATTTCCCAATAATTTCAACGCCGACAACGACGCCAACAACTCCTTCGACACCCGCAGCATTGCCAAAGGACCGGAACCGGAAGGGATAGCAACGGGAGTCATCAGCGATCGCACCTATGCTTTCATCGGTTTGGAACGCATCGGCGGTGTTGCGATTTACGACATTACCAATCCCGTGGCACCGGAGTTCGTACAATATACCAACAATCGCAATTTTGAAGGCAACGCCGAAGCTGGTACGGCAGGCGATTTGGGTCCGGAAGGTTTGGAGTTCATTCCCGCCGCAGACAGTCCCAACGGCGAACCTTTGTTGGTGGTCACCCATGAAGTCAGCGGCAGCACCAAAATATTTCAAATTCAAGTTAATGAAAGCCAGCCGATGATGATGGAAACTCAACCCAACGATGGCACGACGGAAGCGAAAACCCAGACACCAGTAGAAAGTGGATTGTTCAACCCCACTTGGAGTTTGGTTGGCTTCTTGCTGTTGTCTTTAGGAGCGATGGTTTATCGCAAATGGCGCTAA